The DNA segment TGGCCGCCATAACGCTTAACGCCAAGGCGTTTGGCGTTTGAGTCGCGGCCGTTCCTAGTACTACCGGTACCTTTTTTTGAAGCCATGATTGGGTCTCCTGTCTACAACAAATGAGGGAACTGGGGCATTGCGCCACATTTCCTAAGCCTTGATTTCCTTGCCACCAACTTTGATGGACTCCACCAAGAAGCGTGTTTGCTCTTGACGGTGACCCCGCTTTTTACGCGTTTTCTTCTTCGGCTGCATTTTGTAGACGATGACTTTCTTGCCGCGAAATTGCTTCAAGATTTTGCCGCTTACAGTTGCGCCGTCGATCGTGGGCTGACCAACGGTGAAGTCGCCTTCGTTGTTCACGAAGAGAACTTTGTCGATCGTCACTGCCGTATCTGCGTCACCAGCAAGGCGCTCGATGTCGTAGAAGCGACCCGGCTCAACGCGCATTTGCTTGCCGCCGGTTTCAATAATTGCGTATGCCATAGGTTCCTCGAATGATGCCGTACAGGTGGCTTTGGCCTAATTTCTTAAACTAGTCCGCTGCACTTAGGATGGAACCTGGTCCGAGCAGAAATAAACACAGTCTATAATTATGCCGCTGCTGGGCAATTTCTGTCAATTAGTTTGAGTGATAAAATTGACTGTGATTGCTTCCCCTTGAGGTAAGTCAAATGACGGCGAGCAAGAGTCATGCCTATTTCAGTCCGGAAGAATACCTCGAAGTCGAACGGCTGAGCCCGATTAAGCATGAATATGTGCAAGGGCAAATGTTCGCGATGGCGGGGGCGAGTAAGGCCCACGTGATTATTGCGGGAAATCTGTCCGCACTTTTGGTGGGGCATTTGCGCGGGAGTGGTTGTTTGTCCTATGGGGCAGATATGAAAGTGCGGCTGCCAGAGTTGGGTTTATTCTATTACCCCCATTTGGCGGTGACTTGTGACGACCTGGATCGCGCCTCGGACGAGAACTTTATCCTTTCCCCCAAACTGATTATTGAGATTTTATCGGACTCGACGGAAGCCTTTGATCGGGGTGATAAGTTTGCTGACTACAAAACGATTTCGACCTTAGAAGCGTATGTGCTGGTGCATCAGAAGCAGGTTTTAGTCGAGCAATTTCAGCGACGGACGGATAATTTGTGGGTGCCTGGGAGTTTTGCGGCGGGTGATGTGGTGGAATTTCAGAGTTTGGGCTTGAGTTGTGCGATCGCTGTCATATACGAAAATCTGGCGCTTTTAGCCTGAATTTGACGGCTAGGTTTTGAGCCTAACCGGCGTATTTCGCTGACAGCCTAAGATAGACAAACCATTGCAACTCAGCCCCCCGCAGCTATCCTGGTCCAAACCCCTTTTCCCGCCCATAAGCTCGGCGACCGCCTCAAAACTATCCACCAAGGCTACATCGGCCAATGAAGTAAGGAATTCGTTTTGTGATCGCCCCAATTCATAGAATGCGCATTCTACTTATATAGAAGACATAGTCTACTTCGGTATCCAATGAAACCTGGCAGCAAGTATTACCGACTTTTCCAATATCTTCAGGCGAACAATCAACCTGAAATTACGCTGAGTATTGACTACATCGCTAGCTTAATTGATGGCGACCTATCGCCTAACGCCCGTGAAAAGCGGGGATGGTGGAGTAATCGTGACGCTCCTAGTGCCGTGCAAGCGCGAGCCTGGATTCAGGCTGGCTACCATACGGCCGAAATCCACCTCACGCAACAAACCATTACTTTCCGCAAATTCAAAACTCAATACAATATTCAAAAAAAAGATGGCACGATCGTCTGGGATCACGATGCCATCAAAGCGCTACGGAAACATATGGATCTCACCCAAGCCGACTTCTCTCAAGAACTCGGTGTGCGCCGCCAAACTGTCAGTGAATGGGAAAGTGGTGTTTATCGGCCCGATCGCTCCACGGCCAAACATCTTGAAAGGATCGCCGAAAGCCAAAATTTTCAGCCTCAACCAGACATCAATCATCCGTAGGGCATATCGACATTTGTCCGCTTAGCGTTCAATAATGAATTAAGCGCGATGGCACCATCGTGTTTTGCGAACTGGCGCAAGACGGGAATATACGCATCCAGCCCGCCTGCGTCTTGAAGCTGACAATTGAAGAAGCTGCTAATTGAAACAGTAATCTCAGCGATTCAATCCCAACTATTTCAGGAGATGTCTCTGATGAGTAATGATGTGCGATCGATCGCAATTTTGAATCCCGTCATGCCAATGCCGGAGTTCCAGTTCTTTCAGGTGGTGAAAGTGCGGTCAACCAAAGAGTTTGGGACGATCGTCGGCATGTGGTATGTCCAGACAGAAGACCAGCGTCATCATTGGTCTTATCGATTGGTGGGGGTTCAGACAAAACCAAATTTGTGGTGGTCAGGGGAAGCGCTGCGCTCGATGCAGCGGTAGAATTGCTTGACTCAGCGAGAAATGCTTAATCTGCCACTGTCCCACAACTTAGCTTTACCCTGCGAATATTATTGAGGTCAGCTAAGGCTGTTGCCAGATTCTCTCTGCCCACTGTCTCGGTGACTTTTATACTGATAAACTGGACAAGCAAAATTATTGTCCGAGACAATTACCGAGAAGAATCCCATGGCATCCATCCGCGAATTGCACCAGCAACTGGTTAATAAGGATCGATCGGCGACGGAAATCGCCCAGGAAGCACTCAAGCGGATTGATTCGGTTGATGCCAAGGTCAATAGTTTTCTGCTCGTCACACCGGAGCATGCATTAGCCCAAGCGAAGCAAGTCGATGACAAGATCGCAGCGGGTGAAGACATTGGGCCGCTGGCGGGGATTCCGATCGGCGTTAAGGACAATATTTGTACGCAGGGTACCAAGACCACCTGTGCCTCGAAGATTCTCGAAAATTTTGTGCCGCCCTACAACGCCACAGTAAACCAGAAACTGCTGGATGCTGGTGCGGTGATGGTCGGTAAGACCAATATGGATGAGTTCGCGATGGGCGGCTCGACCGAGACCTCAGCGTTTAAGAAGACGGCGAATCCCTGGAATACGGACTGTGTACCGGGTGGTTCCTCGGGGGGGTCGGCTGCTGCTGTGGCGGCTGATGAATGTGTGGTTTCCCTCGGTTCGGATACGGGTGGCTCGATTCGCCAGCCCGCTTCCTTCTGCGGCATTGTCGGCATGAAGCCGACCTACGGTTTGGTCTCACGCTTTGGCTTGGTGGCGTTTGCTTCGTCGCTCGACCAGATTGGGCCATTTGGTCGCAGTGTGGAAGACTGTGCGGTGCTGTTGAATACGATCGCCGGACACGACCCGAAGGACTCTACCAGCCTCAAGGTGGAAGTGCCTGACTACACGACTTTCCTTAAGCCGGACTTGAAGGGTAAGAAAGTTGGTGTGATTAAGGAAACCTTTGGTGAAGGTTTGGATAGCAGCGTGGCGGCGGTGACTCAGAAGGCGATCGACCAGCTGAAGGATTTGGGTGCGGAGATTGTCGAGATTTCCTGCCCGACTTTTCGTTACGGAATCGCTGCCTACTACATCATTGCGCCATCGGAGGCTTCGGCTAACCTAGCTCGTTATGACGGTGTGAAGTACGGCAATCGGGTCGAAGATGCCAGCAACTTGCTGGAAATGTATATGGAAACCCGTGCGAAGGGTTTTGGGGCTGAAGTGAAGCGCCGGATTATGATCGGCACCTATGCGTTGTCTTCGGGGTATTACGATGCTTATTACCTGAAAGCGCAGAAAGTCCGGACATTGATCAAGCAGGATTTTGATAAAGCCTTTGAGAAAGTCGATGTGTTGGTATCCCCAACTGCTCCGACGACGGCCTTTAAGTTGGATGAGAAATTTTCTGATCCCTTGAGTATGTATCTGAATGACTTGATGACTATTCCGGTTAATTTGGCTGGCTTGCCGGGGATGAGCGTGCCCTGTGGTTTGGACAGCAATGGTTTGCCGGTGGGCTTACAGATTGTGGGTAATGTGCTGCGGGAAGACCAGATTTTCCAAGTGGCCCATGCCTTTGAGCAAGCGACGGAATGGCACCAGCAAGCGCCGAAGTTGTAGTCCAATTCGTTAGAATTAAGCCAACTGTCGCGCGGTGGATGCTATGACTGCCCAACTGCCTAAACGTCCAGACACCGAAATTATTTACCCTGATTCCGATGGTAGGCCGATGGCGGATAATACCAAGCAGTTTGAGTGGATTGTTCTGATCAAGAAAAATCTGGATGCACTGTTTGCCGAGCGGCCAGATGTTTTCGTGGCGGGTGATTTGCTGTGGTATCCGGTGGAGGGGGAGCCAAAAATTCGGTTGGCCCCGGATGCCATGGTGGTGTTTGGTCGGTCTAAGGGTGATCGCGGTTCCTACCAGCAGTGGAAAGAGGGTGGAGTTGCGCCTCAAGTTGTGTTTGAAATCCTCTCACCGGGAAATACCCGCCGGGAAATGGAGCGGAAGCTGCTGTTCTACGAGCGGTATGGGGTGGAAGAATATTATATTTACGATCCGGATGCTTACAGTTTAGAAGGGTGGCTGCGGCATGAGCCAGGTTTAGAGCCGATCGAGGCGATGCAAGGCTGGGTCAGTCCGCGTTTGGGTATTCGGTTTGAACTTTTGCCCGATAATCTGGTGATTTATCGCCCAGATGGGGAGCCGTTTCTGAGTTATGAAGTGGTCAAAGCGCAGGTAGAAGCGGTCCAGCAGGAAGTACAACAAGCCCAGCAGCAGGTGCAAATTGAGCGGCAAGCCCGACTTGATGCAGTGCCTAAATTGCGAGCGATGGGGTTGGCACGGGAACAGATTGCAGATGCCTTGGGGTTGTCGATCGAGGAACTGGGGCCGGAATAGGTGCTGGTGAAATCCGATCGGTTTGGGTGAAGACGATCACCTAGATGATTGTCGAACTAGTTATTCAACCTATTTGGCCAAACTAAATTGCTGAAGAGTTTCTCACTCCAGTGCTGAAAATGTGGTGTAATCGGACATAATATCCGTGCCGATCGCGCATTTTTATAACAGACTCATCTTTTTATGGGACGTATTTTCATTTCAGCTGCCCACGGTGGTAAAGAAAATGGTTTGCTTGACCCCGGTGCGATGGTTGCCGGGACGACCGAAGCCCAGGAGATGATTCTGCTGCGGGATTTGGTCGTTTCGGAACTGCGAACGAAAGGGGTTGAGGTGTTATCGGTGCCGGACGATTTGAGCTTTCGCCAAAGCCTAGATTGGATTAATGTCCGTGGCC comes from the Romeriopsis navalis LEGE 11480 genome and includes:
- a CDS encoding Uma2 family endonuclease, giving the protein MTAQLPKRPDTEIIYPDSDGRPMADNTKQFEWIVLIKKNLDALFAERPDVFVAGDLLWYPVEGEPKIRLAPDAMVVFGRSKGDRGSYQQWKEGGVAPQVVFEILSPGNTRREMERKLLFYERYGVEEYYIYDPDAYSLEGWLRHEPGLEPIEAMQGWVSPRLGIRFELLPDNLVIYRPDGEPFLSYEVVKAQVEAVQQEVQQAQQQVQIERQARLDAVPKLRAMGLAREQIADALGLSIEELGPE
- the gatA gene encoding Asp-tRNA(Asn)/Glu-tRNA(Gln) amidotransferase subunit GatA — its product is MASIRELHQQLVNKDRSATEIAQEALKRIDSVDAKVNSFLLVTPEHALAQAKQVDDKIAAGEDIGPLAGIPIGVKDNICTQGTKTTCASKILENFVPPYNATVNQKLLDAGAVMVGKTNMDEFAMGGSTETSAFKKTANPWNTDCVPGGSSGGSAAAVAADECVVSLGSDTGGSIRQPASFCGIVGMKPTYGLVSRFGLVAFASSLDQIGPFGRSVEDCAVLLNTIAGHDPKDSTSLKVEVPDYTTFLKPDLKGKKVGVIKETFGEGLDSSVAAVTQKAIDQLKDLGAEIVEISCPTFRYGIAAYYIIAPSEASANLARYDGVKYGNRVEDASNLLEMYMETRAKGFGAEVKRRIMIGTYALSSGYYDAYYLKAQKVRTLIKQDFDKAFEKVDVLVSPTAPTTAFKLDEKFSDPLSMYLNDLMTIPVNLAGLPGMSVPCGLDSNGLPVGLQIVGNVLREDQIFQVAHAFEQATEWHQQAPKL
- a CDS encoding Uma2 family endonuclease, yielding MTASKSHAYFSPEEYLEVERLSPIKHEYVQGQMFAMAGASKAHVIIAGNLSALLVGHLRGSGCLSYGADMKVRLPELGLFYYPHLAVTCDDLDRASDENFILSPKLIIEILSDSTEAFDRGDKFADYKTISTLEAYVLVHQKQVLVEQFQRRTDNLWVPGSFAAGDVVEFQSLGLSCAIAVIYENLALLA
- the rplU gene encoding 50S ribosomal protein L21; the encoded protein is MAYAIIETGGKQMRVEPGRFYDIERLAGDADTAVTIDKVLFVNNEGDFTVGQPTIDGATVSGKILKQFRGKKVIVYKMQPKKKTRKKRGHRQEQTRFLVESIKVGGKEIKA
- a CDS encoding helix-turn-helix transcriptional regulator is translated as MKPGSKYYRLFQYLQANNQPEITLSIDYIASLIDGDLSPNAREKRGWWSNRDAPSAVQARAWIQAGYHTAEIHLTQQTITFRKFKTQYNIQKKDGTIVWDHDAIKALRKHMDLTQADFSQELGVRRQTVSEWESGVYRPDRSTAKHLERIAESQNFQPQPDINHP